One window of the Zea mays cultivar B73 chromosome 3, Zm-B73-REFERENCE-NAM-5.0, whole genome shotgun sequence genome contains the following:
- the LOC100283794 gene encoding jasmonate-induced protein, with product MANCFGDIVDNYKLDTMPRYVGKTKTREDRAREASYLNNENEKSKKAKDYVNMLKDWYGNGASTLCVIYNQTGGTLRYIDDKDWLGYPGPTPYPTEIGNGQWASFLHVHKTGAASGSMAAVVYRGKDGGGSERDFAMAWSTPWGASKNRAYCEIGSVGSFQSQWDKLYTNLNKAGYTTNASSTHSSISAATAKGSSPDFKAYVKIPYSA from the exons ATGGCAAACTGTTTTGGTGACATCGTGGACAATTACAAGTTAGATACAATGCCAAGATATGTCGGCAAAACGAAGACTCGAGAAGACCGGGCACGAGAGGCCTCCTATCTCAATAATGAGAATGAAAAGTCCAAGAAGGCTAAAGA CTATGTGAACATGCTGAAGGACTGGTACGGCAATGGAGCGTCGACGCTGTGCGTGATCTACAACCAGACGGGCGGAACCCTGCGGTACATCGACGACAAGGACTGGCTGGGCTACCCGGGGCCGACGCCCTACCCGACGGAGATCGGGAACGGGCAGTGGGCGTCCTTCCTCCACGTCCACAAAACCGGCGCCGCGTCGGGGTCCATGGCCGCCGTCGTCTACCGCGGCAAGGACGGCGGCGGCTCCGAGCGCGACTTCGCAATGGCCTGGAGCACCCCCTGGGGCGCCTCCAAGAACAGGGCCTACTGCGAGATCGGCAGCGTCGGCTCCTTCCAGTCGCAGTGGGACAAGCTCTACACCAATCTCAACAAGGCCGGGTACACCACCAACGCCAGTAGTACCCACTCGTCTATTTCTGCAGCCACTGCCAAGGGCAGCTCCCCCGACTTCAAAGCATACGTCAAGATCCCTTACAGTGCATGA
- the LOC103650571 gene encoding 23 kDa jasmonate-induced protein has protein sequence MFCNHSMYHIKPNHALYICTMSPFGAVITPETLKYMSKYQGREITQVDCAREAMRLIHAEDKNLQAENSAWELKKKFGNGVSTMVLVYNATGATLSLADDGQDWTGSVYSSPISDTFHNGQWIAFLHVKPAALALGSQAARVFRGRDVDGRTRDFVVAWYIPWDNISTRAYTEIGSENYFKTRWSSVKTSLGHARRVTRAKDENCASTVSIGGYTTAFCIAVLQHQFQPLPEERE, from the exons ATGTTTTGCAACCATTCCATGTATCACATCAAACCCAACCATGCCTTGTACATATGCACCATGAGTCCTTTCGGGGCGGTGATCACGCCAGAAACGCTCAAGTACATGTCCAAGTACCAGGGACGTGAGATCACGCAGGTGGATTGTGCGCGGGAGGCGATGAGGCTGATCCACGCGGAAGACAAGAACCTGCAAGCCGAGAATTCCGCATGGGAACTCAAGAAGAAGTTCGGCAACGGCGTGAGCACCATGGTGCTCGTCTACAACGCCACCGGCGCCACCCTGAGCCTGGCGGACGACGGCCAGGACTGGACGGGCTCCGTCTACAGCTCGCCGATCTCGGACACCTTCCACAACGGGCAGTGGATCGCCTTCCTCCACGTCAAGCCCGCCGCGTTGGCGCTAGGCAGCCAGGCCGCCAGGGTGTTCCGCGGCAGGGACGTCGATGGCCGGACTCGGGACTTCGTCGTCGCCTGGTACATCCCGTGGGACAACATATCAACACGT GCTTACACTGAAATTGGCAGTGAAAACTACTTCAAGACACGGTGGAGTAGTGTGAAAACGAGTCTAGGACATGCAAGGAGAGTGACCCGTGCCAAGGACGAGAACTGTGCGTCAACGGTTAGCATTGGTGGCTACACTACAGCCTTCTGCATCGCAGTCCTACAACACCAGTTCCAGCCCCTGCCGGAAGAGCGCGAATAA